A segment of the Ciona intestinalis unplaced genomic scaffold, KH HT000025.2, whole genome shotgun sequence genome:
TTATTACAGTAGAATGGTGCATGGAAGCGATCCTCACAAAACATATTACATAGCATATTTATAGCTTATTACAGCAGGTCGCAGcataatatagaatatttaaattgtaacTTTACAGTATAACGGCACATGGAAGAGATACCCCTCTCACGGGATCGCCGCCCCTGTGTGTCACATGAACCAATGGTCACGTGATAATCATCTCGGAAACACAGTGGGAGGACAAACGTTCAACTTTAATTGGACGATCCCTAATGATGTGAATGAGAGATGTGTATTAAGAATGAGGTGaatgtttagaaaatatatattataaaaaaagtatatttataaattataatgttagaatttattttttaaaaatatattatagcagggtgggggtagatgggataccttcagcacataatatccaaatatcaagatcgtgttttaaacaattaacaacggtctatgggagttgtgggaatacggttttataattctttgaatgttgtttgtttactaccaaatgtgacaggaaaatgaaatgttttctcagcttccccaccctactatataaaaattcCCCGCGACCTcaaccacatagaatagattgCATTACGTTTTACGttcaatataatataatgtatagcgagggttaaaaacattaaacgcAGCTTATAATTAttcgttaaaatattgtgCATTTACCTTCCATAGATACAACATTTCAACCGGTGATTACGATCGCGACAACACAACTTCTCTCCATAATAATCGGCGCAGAAGAGACGGACCTGGTCCCGATGTTTGGTCTCGGCAAGGTTTGCCCAACTTATGCTAAAATATACTttgatgaaaaaataattgtaacaAATTACTTGACTAAGATTTTTCTGTATTGAAAATAGTTAAACATGAAAatagttaaacataaatgtttgttatttgtcAACTTgctgtagcgaccacgctttttttcttccaattaagtcttaatatgttttaatcgtaagcgttttttgtttttaatatttttcaatctttgctaccgtaattaAAGAgagaaataaagttattatttataaaattataaaagcgaTTCCTTATACCAGGTCTTACGCAAGCAGAAGGCACGGCTCGCGGTTATTTGTTCAGGAACAATCCTACCGTTGATATATTTGGCCTTGATAAGTTGAAGCTACGACTAGCACTTGCCACTCAACAATATGGACGAACCTTCCAGGATCGAAGCCACACGTTTGCCATTCGACCAAGACCCCCTGGTGTGCCTGAAGGGGCAACAATTGATAATGTTAATGTGAGGGGAAAACGTGGGAATATTGTTCAGGTAAGAAGATAGTTTTAATGTAGGagaattataacatgggtgtgcTATATTATACACCAAGTGTCTGCTTAAGTGTTCAACAAATAAAGGTTATTTGaattataataattgttttcAATTATCATACTaatctgttccatacacctcatgcctgttAATGAGTTgacacatatgtaactttatgggtgaatAAACCCGTTGGTGACCACTAGTTATAAATTAGAACACACTCCCAAATTGCTGGCAGCATCAAACCGCAAAACTGATACCTTTGCCACGGCACCAAAACTAACTTGTACCCCCCCTCCAGGTTTACCCTGGTGTTGAATACGACTTTGTTCCGAACACCGTCCAACTTACATCCGGTGGTTACGCTCATATACAGTGGACGGGATCTGATTCCAACCCCAATAATAATGATGGGCAAGGAAGGCAAGGAACGGATAGAAGCAACATGGTCATGATAAAAGCACCTGTAAGTGTCTACATGTTTATAAAGGGAATTATTAGGGCTTATGCCCTCACTAATTTGAagctatatttatatatattttgtaaatgtaagtacatatggtagggtgggggatgacggaaaataattatttccaacaaaaaaatcaattcaaTATATATTCCCGTTTGCGCTTATATTAATCACAACATATTTCCTTTATTTGTCATAATAATGCCAACATCCTTTATGACCAAATAAAGTGAGTTATTGTGTCCGTTACCTCATTATGTGTCATCAATTAACTGCCTTTGATTGGGTCAGttaattatgatgtaacaacgGTATATCAGTGACATCATAGTGGCAGATAATAGACCATTGTTCTCAATAAAAATGGATTATCGTAtccattgttttataaactaccATTATGACTCAACAATGATTCATCAGCTAAAAAATTTCCATTGCTGAGTCATAATAATACACCTGCAAATTTCCTttgattaaatgtttattattattacacaaCGTGTAGGACAGTGgatagcgcgcctgcctgtaaccaagaggtaatggttccaaggctcgttgctgctaccattgtgggcgtatgtgtctttgggcaagacacttaacggcaatttctccgaacccagttgtcactaatgggttgtccaaattatcagccatacagaaaaacaatcaccaacaaaggtACATACGCGGTACCTCgcaagcgagcacgaggtgtatgaaacagaacacctgtgttattacgactgtcattgccccgccatgccaggataaataagttacattcgtaaataagttacactcgataaataagttacaaacagaAACCCCAGTTATTGATTTTCCCCTGCCACGTGAAGATATATAAATTGCATTcgttaaaatttcttttatcTAAACATTCAATATACCAGGTCTACCCTAAAGGAGACCCGCTTACAAAGATAGGAAGGTTTGGTCAGTTGTCATCCAGCATACCAGAGCATTTAAACATCGCATCTATCGGTGGATTGCCGATATCTGATCTCAAGTATCTCGCTACACTTAGCAGtaagttggtttattattatttgataACATAACTTTAGTTACCCATGTTGGTATTTCTAGCCcacagtttttttgtttgaggCACGATGTTACCATTGTAggtgggcgtatatgtcctgGTCACTATGGattatctaaattgtcagccatctaaaaaattattagttaCATACGATGCTGGTTCACTattacaaggtgtatgaaacagaacacctgtgttataacgactgtcgttgccccgccatccgaagataaataagttacatacgtggtaacttgtaagttggcacgaggtgtatgaaactgaacatccgtgttataacgactgttgttttcccgccaggcgaggataaataagttgcattaaaTTAGAATTAACcaaaagataaacaagttgcatttattcatcTTTTCTTATTCCCACAGACaaacatgaaacagaacatccatgttataacgactgtcgtttttagagcacacaagaataaataagttatattccttcattctttcatttatCTTTTCTTATTCCCACAGACAAACAGTTTGGTGGAGACATGGATGAATTGAACGAAGCTGGAACTTATTTTGACCTCGGTCTTCGTAAAATCACAAGCACAGGCATATATAGTTACATGTGCACGAGGAACAATAACTTCTCCAATCGTAGCCAGAAGGGGAAGATGGTGGTCATTGATTCAGCCGTAGCAAGCGATACAATTGATAGCCAGGGTGGAGCCATCACTGTAactgggtaagatggttttttgatttattttcccCTTAGTTgggtaaaggtggctgtacacagtatccggcgtgcgaattTGCATGCAAAGttgtatgcaaacccattactgagtttcgcatgcggcagcgaaatccggacaaaacagacaaattcCGGAAACTGTGTACAGCAGACGGTTATTTAGTATACAGCTGTTGCAGGGTAATTTGGTTTGGGGATATCACTGTAacagggtaagatggttattTGCGCATTTTTCTtctaaaattagttaaaaataacttggGGGGTCtcttttacctttttttactaaattttctTCTCTATAACTTCTTTGTAGTGATATTGATTTTGTTGCAAAACTTCATCTGACCATTGTTTTCATACGGCAGTGAATCGCCCACCCTTATGAGGGTACCACGTGGAGCATTGACTGCACCCATGTACATGGAGTTATGGGAACTCAGCAGTAACGAGTTCACGGTAAAAGTGTTGCCACCACATAGTGACTTGGTGTCTGATGTCGTCCATGTTACACCAGATGTAAGTTTccaataaattgtttgtttatttcttctATTACATTACCATTGGGGaactatttttttggattttgtttgaaatcttttagtgacatttttaaaatacactcatagttgtcaaacattgggaacctcattgattaatatggtgaatgcaatatactttggctctgcttgtttgtatagacacctaacagcagggtaaaatctggggtgacattgttaaaatacaattacactcatagttgtcaaacatagggaacctcattgattaatgtggtgaatgcaatatactttggctctgcttgtttgcatagacacctaacagcagggtaaaatcttgggtgacattgttaaaatacagttacactcatagttgtcaaacatagggaaccttattaattaatatggtgaatgcaatatactttggctctcttttttatttattcttctttatgagtgaggtccttttCAAGGACCTcaggatttaggccaagtttggctcattaccccaacaaacATAAAGCCCATGCAAGTCCTATGTGCGACTGGTGCCGTGATACACATCGCACTCAGAcgcatatttttttgtaccatttttttaatccCTGTGTGAATACTAAATAGCAAATCCACATAGATGTATATGCCTATTATAacctgacagtgagcatgaggttcatTAACCCACATCTCCAAACAGGGTGAACTCTCGTCCAACGGAACACAAATGCAAATCGACATGAAACTCAAGGAGGACGTCGGGTccctttatgatgtcacagtgtATCGTTCAACTGACGGTACAACGTCATGGGTACAGCTAGAATCTAGCGGAAAAAGTGGAGGGATTGTCTCATTCCAAACTTCTTCAGGAGGCCACTTTGTGGCAGCAAAGAGCGTAGCACCAGGTCCTATGGCAGGTGagaaaaattctttttttttactttttttgtgtcCTGGTCCTTTGAGAAAAGGATTTGTGTTTTTGCTTAAAAGAATGTAAcgtgacttatttatctttgacTTTTCTAGGGATGACTAATTTTTTAGGGGTATTTTTTAGTAGTGTGCctgataaaaatatgttttaaaaaaaggtctTTAAGCTTTATAGGttaaagtttgtatttttacttgAGCCCTTAATAAATTATGCCTGACAGGTATAGGTTCAAAACTATGTTTCTTAAGacttgttatatatttgtaggTCTAATTTTGGGTTGTATAGTCGCGTTTATTCTcatcgttgttgttgttgtactCGTGCgacaaaacaaaatcacaCTTAAGGGTTATGGAGGAAAAGTTTAGCTGGGGAATACCCGGACACCCATGACCTGGAAAACCCCTTGATTCATGTCTTGTTACGCAAagtgacattttaaaaaaacaataaaaatattaatttttataatcatCTGGCTATTAATGAAACTTCttttatctaaaattttacaatCTGATGCCTTTTGTCTAAAAG
Coding sequences within it:
- the LOC100181835 gene encoding protein DD3-3 yields the protein MKQVPIFVLLATLLQICVADIYMHNPRGSNNRYNERGRGRNNANRMFDSQNNNRGGYNVGNLYYHVGSKLQLEWTNQHSCGNQNAHCDIIIQYMCGDLVRDGTVTSTIPTNPTMCKNLDCNNDKTYGMHEDFYSYINCRSRERNRGLFNADRNLRTNQATRTRQNQNGNRRGYECPEERDYYPYWHPMPWKDIAVLTNDVSRCPMYKTESQNVKDRYACDVDNNYLYMRSTSNSGNNLIPITKDECEAFKYTVGNTQYNGTWKRYPSHGIAAPVCHMNQWSRDNHLGNTVGGQTFNFNWTIPNDVNERCVLRMRYNISTGDYDRDNTTSLHNNRRRRDGPGPDVWSRQGLTQAEGTARGYLFRNNPTVDIFGLDKLKLRLALATQQYGRTFQDRSHTFAIRPRPPGVPEGATIDNVNVRGKRGNIVQVYPGVEYDFVPNTVQLTSGGYAHIQWTGSDSNPNNNDGQGRQGTDRSNMVMIKAPVYPKGDPLTKIGRFGQLSSSIPEHLNIASIGGLPISDLKYLATLSNKQFGGDMDELNEAGTYFDLGLRKITSTGIYSYMCTRNNNFSNRSQKGKMVVIDSAVASDTIDSQGGAITVTGESPTLMRVPRGALTAPMYMELWELSSNEFTVKVLPPHSDLVSDVVHVTPDGELSSNGTQMQIDMKLKEDVGSLYDVTVYRSTDGTTSWVQLESSGKSGGIVSFQTSSGGHFVAAKSVAPGPMAGLILGCIVAFILIVVVVVLVRQNKITLKGYGGKV